One window of Marmota flaviventris isolate mMarFla1 chromosome 5, mMarFla1.hap1, whole genome shotgun sequence genomic DNA carries:
- the Dok3 gene encoding docking protein 3 gives MEPVETPVKDGILYQQHVKFGKKSWRKVWALLYAGGPSGVARLESWDIRDGGLGPAGDRSSGPGRRGERRIIRLADCVSVLPADGESCPRDTGAFLLTTTERSHLLAAQHRQSWMNPICQLAFPGTGECSSGPGEAESPKRGLVPMEENSIYSSWQGASEFPVVVQRTEAAVRCQLKGPYLLVLGQDTIQLRGTASPQVLYSWPYHFLRKFGSDKGVFSFEAGRRCDSGEGLFAFSSPRAPDMCGSVAAAIARQRELLPERAVARPCPLPRATSLPSLDPPGELQEVSPGADLPTCRRAPVVDPGPQSLPLLLGPAPEEPVSDLYASVCKRASGPPATIEHLYENVCLLEASPGLPNGGPELQESLSGGHSPVASPIYHNSEDLSWSGPTHDSNLEAQYRRLLELELDEAGGTSRSGSQAGFKAKLVTLLGRERRKGPTHCD, from the exons ATGGAGCCCGTGGAGACTCCCGTCAAGGATGGCATTCTCTACCAGCAGCACGTCAAGTTTGGCAAG AAGTCCTGGCGGAAAGTGTGGGCTCTGCTGTATGCAGGAGGCCCATCAGGCGTGGCTCGGCTAGAGAGCTGGGACATTCGGGATGGTGGCTTGGGGCCAGCAGGGGACAGATCTtcagggcctggcaggagggggGAGCGGAGGATCATCCGCTTGGCTGACTGTGTGTCTGTGCTGCCGGCTGATGGTGAGAGTTGTCCCCGGGACACTGGTGCTTTCCTGCTCACTACTACCGAACGAAGCCACCTGCTGGCTGCACAGCACCGCCAGTCCTGGATGAACCCCATCTGCCAGCTGGCCTTCCCG GGCACAGGGGAGTGCTCCTCAGGACCAGGAGAAGCTGAGTCGCCCAAGAGGGGCCTCGTCCCCATGGAGGAAAATTCCATCTACTCTTCCTGGCAGGGAG CGAGTGAGTTTCCAGTGGTGGTGCAGAGGACTGAGGCTGCTGTCCGCTGCCAGCTAAAGGGACCCTACCTCCTGGTGCTGGGCCAAGACACCATCCAGTTGAGGGGAACTGCCAGCCCCCAGGTCCTCTACAGCTGGCCCTACCACTTCCTGCGCAAGTTTGGCTCTGACAAG GGTGTGTTCTCCTTTGAGGCTGGCCGCCGCTGTGACTCAGGCGAGGGCCTCTTTGCCTTTAGCAGCCCACGTGCCCCTGACATGTGTGGGTCTGTGGCTGCTGCCATCGCCCGCCAACGGGAACTGCTGCCAGAACGGGCTGTGGCCAGGCCTTGCCCCCTGCCTCGCgccacctcccttccctccttggACCCCCCTGGGGAGCTTCAGGAGGTGTCACCAGGGGCTGATCTGCCCACCTGCAGAAGGGCACCTGTGGTCGATCCTGGGCCCCAAAGCCTACCGTTACTACTGGGCCCTGCGCCTGAGGAGCCGGTGTCCGATCTCTATGCCTCTGTGTGCAAGCGTGCCAGTGGACCCCCAGCCACCATCGAACACCTCTACGAGAACGTGTGCCTGCTGGAGGCCAGTCCTGGACTGCCCAATGGGGGCCCTGAGCTCCAAGAGAGCCTTTCTGGCGGCCACAGCCCCGTAGCCAGCCCCATCTATCACAATAGCGAGGACCTGAGCTGGTCCGGCCCCACCCATGACAGCAACCTTGAGGCTCAGTACCGGCGACTGCTAGAGCTGGAGCTTGATGAGGCAGGTGGCACCAGCCGCTCCGGCAGTCAGGCAGGCTTCAAGGCCAAGCTGGTGACACTGCTGGGTCGAGAGCGGAGGAAGGGTCCTACTCACTGTGACTGA